Genomic segment of Mycobacterium botniense:
TTGTCGCCGAGCGCACCACCGGTGCGGTGAAGGAGGTGTCGCTCAACGCCGAGCCGAAGGTCAAGACCGTCATCCCGGTCGATCCGTCCGGTGACGGCGGGCTGATGGACATCGTGCTCTCGCCCACCTACCAGCAAGACCGGCTGATGTACGCCTACATCAGTACCCCCGGCGACAACCGCGTGATCCGCATCGCCGACGGCGACGTGCCCAAGGACATCCTGACCGGAATACCCAAGGGCGCGACCGGCAACACCGGCGCGTTGCTCTTCACCAGCCCTACCACCCTGGTCGTGCTCACCGGCGACGCGGGCAACCCGGCCCTGGCCGCCGATCCGCGATCGATGGCGGGCAAAGTCATCCGCATCGAACAGCCCACCACCATCAATCAGGCCCCGCCCACCACCGCGCTCACCGGCATCGGCGCCGGCGGTGGCCTGTGCAAAGACCCCGTCGATGGCTCGCTTTACGTTCTCGACCGGGCCCCGACCGCCGACCGATTGCAGCGCATCACCAGAGACTCGCGGGTTTCCACGGTGTGGACGTGGCCGGACAAACCCGGTGTGGCTGGATGCGCGGCCATGGACGGCACCGTGCTGGTCAACCTGATTAATACCAAACAGACAGTGGCAGTACACCTCGCACCCGCGACCGGTGCGGTCACCGGTGAACCCGACGTTGTCCGTCAGGGCACCCATGGGCATGCCTGGGCCTTGCGGATGGCGCCGGACGGAAACGTGTGGGGCGCGACGGTCAACAAAACTGACGGTGACGCCGCGAAACTCGATGACGTGGTCTTCCCGCTCTTCCCGCAGGGTGGTGGCTTCCCGCGCAGCAACGAGGACAAGACCTAGCCGGTGTCATCGGTTGCCCCGAACAGCCCAGATCGGCCGGGCCGTTGCGCTGTTCCTGTCCATTGCGCGTGATCACGCCGATCCCGCTGCACCTGCCGCCCACACCTGGCCCTGATCAGCGTGCGACACTCAAGAACGATCGAACGACGCAGAAATCCGGTGGGATTGCTTTGCGCTGTGCGCGGCACCACTGCTGCCCGGCAGGGAAATCTCACGCGAGAAGGACAGGCGATGCCAGACGCGGTCATACCACGGATTCCGGTTGCACTGGCCACCCCGAGCCTCAATCGAGGGGTCGGGTTCACCCACGAGGAGCGTCACAAACTGGGGCTGACCGGTCGGCTCCCGCCGGCAGTGCTCACCCTGGAGCAGCAGGCCGACCGCGTCTGGCATCAGCTGCAAAGCATGGCAACCGATCTGGGTCGTAATCTGCTGCTGGATCAGCTGCACTACCGCCACCAGCTGCTGTACTTCAAGGTGCTCGAAGACCATCTGGCCGAGCTGATGCCGATCGTGTACACGCCGACGGTCAGCGAGGCGATCCAGCGCTTCTCCGACGAGTATCGGGGGCAACGGGGGTTGTTTTTATCGATCGACCGCCCCGACGAAATCGCTGAGTCGTTCGAGACGTTCGGGCTCGGTCCCGACGATGTCGACCTGATCGTGTGCACCGACGCCGAAGCGATCCTGGGCATCGGTGACTGGGGAGTGGGCGGCATCCAGATCTCCGTGGGCAAGTTGGCGCTGTACACCGCAGGAGGCGGTATCGATCCGTGCCGCACCATTCCGGTCGTCCTTGATGTCGGCACCGATAACGAGCAACTGCTTGCCGACCCGTTCTACTTGGGCAACCGCCATGCCCGTTATCGGGGCACCGGCTACGACGAATTCATCCGCCGCTATGTCGAGACGGCTCACCGACTTTTCCCGCATGCGATGCTGCATTTCGAAGACTTCGGACCACGCAATGCCCATGCCATCCTGGACCAATACTCATCGGATTACTGCGTGTTCAACGACGACGTGCAGGGCACGGGCGCAGTCGTGATGGCTGCCGTCTACAGCGCGTTGCGTATCACCAAGATCCCGTTGCGGGATCAAACGTTAGTCGTTTTCGGTGCCGGCACCGCCGGCGTCGGCATCGCCGATCAGATCCGCGACGCGATGGTGGCCGACGGCGCCACGCTCGAGCAGGCCACCTCACAGATCTGGCTCGTCGACAAGCAGGGGCTGTTGTTCGACGATATGCAACAGCTGCACGACTTTCAGGTTCCCTACGCCAAGAACCGAGAGACATTGGGTCTCAACACCGATGACACAACCGGCGGTATCGGTCTGGTCGATACGATCAAGGTGGCCTCCCCGACCATCCTGCTCGGCTGCTCAACAGCCTACGGAGCGTTCACCCGCGAAGTGGTGCAGGCGATGACGGCATCGACCGAACGGCCGCTGATCTTCCCGCTGTCGAACCCGACATCGCGTATGGAGGCAAGACCGGCCGACCTGCTGGCGTGGTCGGACG
This window contains:
- a CDS encoding PQQ-dependent sugar dehydrogenase — its product is MRRRWWVRRGLAVLCAALLASSGCARFNNAQSQPFTTEPHLRPPSTSTPPPPPPLPAKPFPKQCPAPGVMQGCLESTSGLIMGTDSKSALVAERTTGAVKEVSLNAEPKVKTVIPVDPSGDGGLMDIVLSPTYQQDRLMYAYISTPGDNRVIRIADGDVPKDILTGIPKGATGNTGALLFTSPTTLVVLTGDAGNPALAADPRSMAGKVIRIEQPTTINQAPPTTALTGIGAGGGLCKDPVDGSLYVLDRAPTADRLQRITRDSRVSTVWTWPDKPGVAGCAAMDGTVLVNLINTKQTVAVHLAPATGAVTGEPDVVRQGTHGHAWALRMAPDGNVWGATVNKTDGDAAKLDDVVFPLFPQGGGFPRSNEDKT
- a CDS encoding NAD-dependent malic enzyme; translated protein: MPDAVIPRIPVALATPSLNRGVGFTHEERHKLGLTGRLPPAVLTLEQQADRVWHQLQSMATDLGRNLLLDQLHYRHQLLYFKVLEDHLAELMPIVYTPTVSEAIQRFSDEYRGQRGLFLSIDRPDEIAESFETFGLGPDDVDLIVCTDAEAILGIGDWGVGGIQISVGKLALYTAGGGIDPCRTIPVVLDVGTDNEQLLADPFYLGNRHARYRGTGYDEFIRRYVETAHRLFPHAMLHFEDFGPRNAHAILDQYSSDYCVFNDDVQGTGAVVMAAVYSALRITKIPLRDQTLVVFGAGTAGVGIADQIRDAMVADGATLEQATSQIWLVDKQGLLFDDMQQLHDFQVPYAKNRETLGLNTDDTTGGIGLVDTIKVASPTILLGCSTAYGAFTREVVQAMTASTERPLIFPLSNPTSRMEARPADLLAWSDGKALVATGSPVPPVTYRGITYPISQANNALVFPGIGLGVIVAGARRVTKGMLAAAAKAIAQLANPATHGGELLPGVQNLRAVSASVAEAVYHAAVDDGVATTTHDNIVQTIHDTMWIPKYD